The DNA sequence CCCCAGCGGAATCCGGCGATGTAGGCGGCGCCGAGCCCCTGCTTGCCCGCGCGGTGCAGGACGGTGATCCGCCCCCGGGGGTCGTCGGCGGCGAGCCGGTCGGCGACATCCCCGGTCCCGTCGGGGCTGTTGTCGTCCGCGATGAGGACCGCCACGTCGGGGGCTGACGCGAGCAGGCGCTCGACGACGCCCGGGAGGTTGTCGCGCTCGTCGTACGTGGGGATGATCACCAACGTCCGCGAGGACGCAGCTGCGGGTGGAGGCGCCATCGGATCGGTCACTTACGTCTCCTCGCACTCGGTCGCGGGTCGCCGCCGGGTGCGGATCAACGCCCATCCCAGGCCGACGAACCCGATGAGGCAGCTCACCATCTGCGGGATGCCGCCCAGTCGGGTTGCCATGGTACCGGCGGAGTCCGACTCGACCTGCGCCGACAGTGTCGCGGGCTCGAAGATCCCGGTCTTCTGGAGCACCTGACCGTCCGGGCCGATCACCGCGCTGACCCCGCTGGTCGCCGCGACGAGGACGGGGACGTGGTGCTCCACCGCCCGGACCCTCGACATGGCGAGCTGTTGGTAGCTCATCGGGGACCTGCCGAAGGTCGCGTTGTTCGTGGGCACCGTGAGGATCTGGGCTCCGCGGGCGACCGGTTCACGTGCTGCGGCGTCGAAGGCGATCTCGAAGCAGATGGCCACCCCGAAGTCGATCCCGGCCGCGGTCACCATCCCGTCGCCGTCGCCTGGGACGAAGTGCCCGGCGGTCCGGGCGATCGGGAACACGGCTTCGAGCGGCGCGCGCAGGGGCAACCACTCCCCGAACGGTTGGATGTACTTCTTGTCGTGGCGGTCGACCACGGGATCCGCGGCGGGCTCGGGCGATCGACCGTCCCAGACCAGGTAGGAGTTGGTGGCCTCGGGGCCGTCACCCACCCGCAGGACGGTGCCCACGAGGATCGGGGCGTCCAGTCGACGCGACAGGGCGGAGATCTGGGCGCCGGCCTGCCGGTCGGCCAGGGGCGAGATGTCGGAGGCGTTCTCCGGCCACAGCACCACATCCGGCCGGACCGCGGTTCCGGCCTCGACATCGTCGGCGAGCTCCGCGGTCACCCGGAGGTGGTTCTCGAGTACAGCACGGCGCTGCGCGTTGAAGTCCAACCCGAGGCGCGGGACGTTGCCCTGGATCACGGCGATGTCGGCGGTCTCCCCGGTGCCCCGGGGCGTGGTGTCGAGTGCCGCCGCGGCGGCGAGTCCCGCGGTGACGAGGGGGACCACAAGGAGTCCGGTGGTCGAGCGCAGTGTCCCGCGCGGCGGCCGGTGCCGGCGAGCGAGTAGGAGGACGACGAGTCCGAGCGCGGTGCCCGTGCCCGCGACCGCGAAACCGAGCAGCGGGGTACCACCGAGCGAGGCCAACGGAAGCAACGGGCCGTCGGCCTGGCCGAACGCCAGCCGGCCCCACGGGAAGCCGCCCCACGGCCACGAGGAGCGGATCCACTCCCACACCGACCACCATCCGGCCACACCGAGCGCCGCGCCCACCACCCGCAGACCGTGTCGTCGTCCTTCCGCGAGTCCTTCCCGGAGGATCACCACGGCCCCGGCTCCGAACGCGGCGAGGTACAACGCCTCGACCAGCGCCAGAGCCCACGCGGCGTAGGCCCCCACGTACAGGCCCACCCACGGGACCAGCAGGAGGAAGAACACCAGGCCGGCGATCAACCCGAGGAGGGCGCCGGTCCGCGGACGGGGCGCGGGGCCGCGCAGCGGGGACAGGGTCACGACGAGGAGTGCCAGAGCGAGGATCGCGGCCCACCACAGGCCGACAGGGGGGAACGACGCGGCCAGCAGGGCGCCGGCCGCGGCCGCCCCCACCGCGCGGGGCAGGACGGCGGTCACCTCGGGGACACCGTGGTCCCACCGTCGACCACCAGCTCACGCAGGACGGGGTCCGGCCCGGAGAGATCGGGCATCGGTGGCACACCGGA is a window from the Dietzia sp. JS16-p6b genome containing:
- the lnt gene encoding apolipoprotein N-acyltransferase, with translation MTAVLPRAVGAAAAGALLAASFPPVGLWWAAILALALLVVTLSPLRGPAPRPRTGALLGLIAGLVFFLLLVPWVGLYVGAYAAWALALVEALYLAAFGAGAVVILREGLAEGRRHGLRVVGAALGVAGWWSVWEWIRSSWPWGGFPWGRLAFGQADGPLLPLASLGGTPLLGFAVAGTGTALGLVVLLLARRHRPPRGTLRSTTGLLVVPLVTAGLAAAAALDTTPRGTGETADIAVIQGNVPRLGLDFNAQRRAVLENHLRVTAELADDVEAGTAVRPDVVLWPENASDISPLADRQAGAQISALSRRLDAPILVGTVLRVGDGPEATNSYLVWDGRSPEPAADPVVDRHDKKYIQPFGEWLPLRAPLEAVFPIARTAGHFVPGDGDGMVTAAGIDFGVAICFEIAFDAAAREPVARGAQILTVPTNNATFGRSPMSYQQLAMSRVRAVEHHVPVLVAATSGVSAVIGPDGQVLQKTGIFEPATLSAQVESDSAGTMATRLGGIPQMVSCLIGFVGLGWALIRTRRRPATECEET